Proteins encoded within one genomic window of Tunturibacter gelidoferens:
- a CDS encoding TrbG/VirB9 family P-type conjugative transfer protein, whose protein sequence is MKTISILLISSGLAVGSATTSQAATSPTLLPSAPRTVVIHETETPPVIRAGLLQSTLILLPAEEKVATVFGGDTVSWVFDGGHVASRFISIKPKVANTTTDVHIVSDHGNEYTLQLREVSSDGDPHFDSKVFVTPGDQAGKDKLAAMPVFVPAAELDKAKREAQEAEIQAANERKAEAAKAEQYRSQYPGQLHFDYIWDQKKGNELGLQQVWRDDKFTYLRGHFQETPALYELKDGKGSLINFDFDEGLYTIPKSLSDGYLTIGKKRVEFKRTGGN, encoded by the coding sequence ATGAAGACCATCTCAATCCTGCTTATAAGTTCCGGCCTCGCGGTTGGCTCAGCCACAACCAGCCAGGCGGCCACGTCGCCAACCCTATTGCCCAGCGCACCACGTACTGTTGTCATACACGAGACGGAGACGCCGCCCGTTATCCGGGCTGGACTCCTTCAATCAACTCTCATCCTGCTCCCGGCAGAGGAAAAAGTTGCTACTGTTTTCGGTGGCGATACCGTGTCGTGGGTGTTCGATGGCGGCCACGTCGCTAGCCGATTCATCTCGATCAAACCAAAAGTCGCAAACACGACTACTGACGTGCATATCGTTTCCGACCACGGGAACGAATACACCCTACAGCTCAGAGAAGTATCGAGCGACGGTGATCCTCATTTCGATTCCAAGGTTTTTGTCACCCCAGGCGATCAGGCTGGTAAAGACAAGCTTGCAGCGATGCCTGTTTTTGTTCCCGCCGCTGAGTTGGACAAGGCGAAGCGGGAGGCCCAAGAAGCCGAGATACAAGCGGCAAACGAGCGTAAGGCTGAAGCAGCTAAGGCTGAGCAGTATCGCAGCCAATATCCCGGACAGCTCCACTTTGACTACATCTGGGACCAAAAGAAGGGTAATGAACTTGGCCTACAGCAAGTGTGGCGTGATGACAAATTCACCTATTTACGTGGTCACTTCCAAGAGACCCCTGCTCTTTACGAGCTGAAAGACGGGAAGGGAAGTCTGATCAATTTCGATTTCGACGAGGGACTTTACACGATTCCCAAATCTCTTTCAGACGGGTATCTCACCATCGGCAAAAAGCGTGTCGAGTTCAAGCGCACAGGAGGCAACTAG
- a CDS encoding TrbI/VirB10 family protein yields the protein MTDPNQIPPTVNDPGPVPAQPEATPAIKKSMPIIIGLAAVILIIGLANVGNLLHHGAKEAPRSALPMRPASPNAQQVTSFEAQQRLLAQRDEADRVRQQQLAAQMAQLQQEQAIPGPESPNTAPMTAAQRQAIYGDSPNAPKYTSNTSQEQAEAKQRQLAREKQHQDALNSDTVAIDFAHGGTAANGTTTLAANTNEPQSASTGENVPLAASGEAGSGSAAPDTNNGGPGALQQRPAGLKNVAAQQSQKKDPMAAYDFDGYQGRLYRVFEGTVFEGVVTNHVDGGLPGPIIVMLTTDYYSHDHQQLLLPQGTRLIGNVQSVGSQQQRKLIVVFNRAICPDGFSLDLNKYIGLDPIGTTGLATNVNNHLLSSFAAAAAIGGMGGLAQIGNNGSVLTADTQIRNGISEQSAMEAEQILNHFLNRLPVITVKEGSRARVYINQDILIPSYAEHRVDSAL from the coding sequence ATGACCGATCCAAACCAGATTCCCCCAACCGTAAACGATCCCGGCCCCGTTCCTGCTCAGCCAGAGGCTACGCCCGCAATCAAGAAGTCGATGCCAATCATAATCGGGTTGGCCGCAGTCATCCTAATCATCGGGCTTGCCAATGTAGGGAACCTTTTGCACCACGGCGCAAAGGAAGCACCGCGGAGTGCGCTTCCGATGCGTCCTGCATCACCCAATGCTCAGCAGGTTACGAGTTTCGAGGCTCAGCAGCGGCTTCTTGCCCAGCGTGACGAGGCCGATCGAGTCCGTCAACAGCAGCTCGCCGCGCAAATGGCTCAGCTTCAGCAAGAGCAAGCTATACCTGGCCCCGAATCGCCCAACACGGCTCCCATGACGGCGGCACAGCGTCAGGCCATCTACGGCGATAGTCCGAACGCTCCTAAATACACCTCGAACACTTCGCAGGAGCAGGCCGAAGCAAAGCAGCGACAGCTCGCCCGTGAGAAGCAGCACCAAGACGCTCTCAATAGCGACACAGTAGCCATCGACTTTGCACATGGAGGAACGGCAGCCAACGGCACAACTACGCTCGCGGCCAACACTAATGAACCTCAATCGGCCAGCACTGGAGAAAACGTACCGCTAGCGGCTTCTGGCGAGGCCGGCAGCGGTAGCGCTGCGCCAGATACAAACAACGGAGGTCCAGGAGCGCTGCAGCAACGCCCAGCCGGTCTCAAAAACGTCGCCGCACAGCAATCACAGAAGAAAGACCCGATGGCCGCGTACGACTTCGACGGGTATCAAGGGCGGCTCTACCGCGTTTTTGAGGGAACAGTCTTCGAGGGAGTTGTGACCAACCACGTAGACGGCGGCCTTCCTGGCCCAATCATTGTCATGCTGACGACCGACTACTACTCCCACGACCATCAACAGCTTTTGCTACCGCAGGGGACCCGCCTCATCGGGAATGTGCAGAGTGTGGGAAGCCAGCAGCAGCGAAAACTAATCGTAGTCTTCAATCGCGCAATCTGCCCGGATGGATTCTCACTCGATCTCAATAAGTACATCGGTCTCGATCCCATTGGAACGACCGGCCTAGCTACCAACGTCAACAACCACCTCCTCAGCTCATTTGCCGCCGCCGCCGCAATTGGCGGTATGGGCGGCCTCGCGCAGATCGGCAACAACGGTAGCGTCCTCACAGCCGACACGCAGATACGCAACGGAATCTCCGAGCAGTCCGCTATGGAGGCCGAGCAGATATTGAATCACTTCCTCAATCGTCTGCCCGTGATCACAGTAAAGGAGGGTTCTCGCGCCCGCGTTTACATCAACCAAGACATATTGATTCCGTCCTACGCAGAACATCGCGTCGATTCAGCGCTGTAA